Below is a genomic region from Streptomyces ferrugineus.
CGTAACGGTCACGCAGGGCCGTGATCTTTGGCCAAAGGTATTAGGAGGTTGACGCCGCCGTCGCGTCGCACGCCTGCCCCCGCAGCCCCCGCGCCAGATCGTCCCGCGCCTCCAGCACCAGCCGCCGCAGCGCCGGAGCGGCGTCCTCGTGCGCCGCGAGCCACGCGTCCGTCGCGTCCAGCGTGGCCTGCGACTGCTGCAGCGCCGGGAACAGGCCCCGCACCACGTCCATGCCGATCTGGATGGACCGCTCGGCCCACACCCGCTCGATGGCCGCGAAGTACTTCTCGGCGTACGGCGCGAGCAGCTCCCGCTGCGTGGGCCGGCCCCAGCCCGCGATCGTCGCCTCGACCAGCGCGTTCGACAGCGCGTCCGACTCCACCACCTGCGCCCACGCCTGCGCCTTCACCGCCGCCGACGGCCGGGCCGCCAGACAGCGCACCTGATGGCGCTTGCCGGAGGCCGTGTCGTCCCGGGCCAGTTCGGCGGCCAGCTCCTTCTCGCCGACGACGCCGTGCGTGGCCAGCGTGTCCAGCAGCGCCCAGCGCAGCTCCTGGTCGACCTCGAGACCGTCGACCGCCGCCGAGCCGTCGAGCAGGCCCGACAGCAGCTCGAAGCCGGGCTCGTCGGTCACCCGGGCGAAGAACCGGGCCCACGCCAGCTGGTGTTCGCTGCCGTGCTCGGCGGCGTGGAGCTGGGTCACCGCGCCCTGCGTGAGCAGCCGCGAGCCCTGCTCCCGCCAGTCCGGCGCCACGTAGTGCGTCAGCGCCGACTCGGCCCACGCCTGCAGCATCTGCAGCACACCGATGTCGGACTCCCGGCCCGCGAACCTCAGCACCAGATCGATGAACTCCCGCGCCGGCAGCAGCGCGTCCCGCGTCATGTTCCACAGCGCCGACCAGCACAGGGCCCGGGCGAGGGGGTCGGTCATGTCGCCGAGCGCGGCCCGCAGCGTCGCCAGCGACGTGTCGTCGAAACGGGTCTTGCAGAACGTCAGGTCGTCGTCGTTGACCAGCACCAGCTCCGGCGCCTGGGCCCCCGTCAGCTCCGCCACCACCGTCCGCGCGCCGTCGACGTCCGTCTCGGCCTGCGCGTACCGCTCCAGCGCGCCCTCCCGGCCGCGCCGGTACAGGCCGACCGCCACCCGGTGCGGGCGCAGTTCAGGGTGCGACTCGGCGGCCTCCTGCAGCACCGCCAGCTCGGCCACGTGCCCGTCCGCGTCCAGCAGCACCTGCGGGGTCAGCGAGTTCACGCCCGCCGTCTGCAGCCACGAGCGCGCCCACGCCGCCATGTCCCGCCCGCTGGTCTCCTCCAGCACCGACAGCAGATCGCCGAGCCGTGTGTTGCCGTAGGCGTGCCGCTTGAAGTAGCGCCGCGCGCCCTCCAGGAACGCGTCCTGTCCGACGTACGCCACGAGCTGCTTGAGCACGGAGGCGCCCTTGGCGTAGGTGATGCCGTCGAAGTTGAGCTTGGCGTCCTGCAAGTCACGGATGTCCGCCGTGATCGGGTGCGTCGAGGGCAGCTGGTCGGCGCGGTACGCCCATGCCTTGCGGCGGTTGGCGAAGGTGATCCAGGCGTCCTTGAAGCGGGTCGCGCCGACGCATCCGAAGGTGCCCATGAAGTCCGCGAAGGACTCCTTCAGCCACAGGTCGTCCCACCACACCATGGTGACCAGGTCGCCGAACCACATGTGCGCCATCTCGTGCAGGACGACGTTCGCCCGGCCCTCGTACGAGGCCTGCGTCACCTTGCCCCGGAAGATGAACTCCTCGCGGAAGGTGACCAGCCCCGGGTTCTCCATCGCGCCGAGGTTGTACTCGGGCACGAACGCCTGGTCGTACTTGCCGAACGGGTACGGATAGTCGAAGTGGTCGTGGAAGAAGTCCAGGCCCTGCTTGGTGACCAGGAAGATGTCGTCGGCGTCGAAGTAGGGGGCGAGGCCCTTGCGGCACATGGCGCCGAGCGGGATCCGCAGGGTCGTGCCGTCGGGCAGGGCGCGCTCGTAGGAGTCCGTGACGTGGTGGTACGGGCCCGCCACGACACAGGTGATGTACGTCGAGATCGGCTTCGTCTCCGCGAACCTCCAGATCCCGTCCGCGAGTTCACCGGCCCCGTTGCTCCACACCGTCCACCCCTCCGGCGCCCGGACCTCGAACCGGAACGGCGCCTTGAGGTCCGGCTGCTCGAAGTTGGCGAAGACCCGGCGCGAGTCGGCCGGCTCGTACTGCGTGTAGAGGTAGACCTCGCCGTCCTCCGGGTCGACGAAGCGGTGCAGGCCCTCTCCCGTGCGGGAAAAGGCGCACTGGGCGTCGACCACCAGCTCGTTGTCGGCGGCCAGGTCCTCCAGCGTGATCCGCGAGCCGTCGAAGACCTCGCTCGGGTCCAGGTCCCGGCCGTTGAGGGAGACGGCCGTCACACTCGGCGCGATCAGATCCGCGAAGCTGGTCGCGCCGGGCTCGGCACACCGGAAGCGGACCGTGGTGACCGAGCGGAAGGTGCGCGCCGCCCCGCTTTGGTCGTCTCCGTCACCGAGGGCGGACCGCACGTCGAGGGACACGTCGTACCCGTCGACGGCCAGCAGGGCGGCCCGCTCCCGGGCCTCGTCGCGGGACAGATTCTCACCGGGCACGGGTGGCACTCCCTCAGGTGGTGTTCAGTATGCGGACGGCCCGATCCTGCCATGCGCCCCCGGCCCGCGACATCGGGGAATGGCCGGGGGAGCTGGGATGTTTCCCCAGAGGTTTGTGCTGAGACTCGCTTGCCTTCCGAGGAGAGACATGTCGGACAAGACCCCCGTCGACTTCTGGTTCGACCCGCTGTGCCCCTGGGCCTGGATGACCTCCCGCTGGGTGCTGGAGGTGGAGAAGGTGCGCGACATAGAGGTCCGCTGGCATCTGATGAGCCTCGCCGTCCTCAACGAGGACAAGCTGGACGACCTGCCCGAGGAGTACCGCGAACTGCTCGAGACCAAGGCGTGGGGCCCGGTCCGGGTCGTCATCGCGGCGCAGGAGGAGCACGGCGCCGAGGTGCTCGGCGACCTCTACACCGCGCTCGGCACCCGCATCCACAACCAGGACGAGGGCCCCGGCAAGGAGACCGTCGCCGCCGCGCTGAAGGACGTCGGCCTGCCCGAGGCCCTCATGGAGCACTGGGACGGCACCCCCTACGAGCCGCAGCTGCGCGCCTCCCACAAGGAGGGCATCGACAAGGTCGGCCAGGAGGTCGGCACCCCCGTCATCGCGGTCCCCGGCGCCGACGGCGAACAGCTCGCCTTCTTCGGCCCGGTCGTCACCCCGGCCCCCCGGGGCGAGGAGGCCGCCAAGCTGTGGGACGGCACCCTCGCCGTGGCCTCCGTGCCGGGCTTCTACGAGATCAAGCGGACGCGGACGAAGGGGCCTGACTTCAGCAACCTGTAGGGGTCACTCGTCCGGCTCGGGGAACGATCCCCCGTCGTTGTGGTCCCCCAGCCGCTGGTAGCGCCGGCAGCCCTCGCGGCCGCAGCGGTAGTACGAGCCCAGGCGAGTGTGCCTGGGCTTGTGCTCCGCGACATAGGCCTGCTCGCCGTCGTCGACGACCCGGAGAAACTCCTGGAGCGTGTCACCGCAGTTCCTGCACCGCATGGACACCATGGGACCCCTCCCGCGCGTCAGCCCTTCCTGGCCATCACCGCCAGATCCGGGAAGTCGGTCACCACGGCGTCGACTCCCATCCCGTAGTACAGCGCGTACTCGGCGAACGCGTCCCCGAAATCGTTCGCTCCGCTGCCGCGCCGGAACCGTGCCGCCAGGAACTGGTTCTCCGCACGGAAGGTGTACGGCCCCACCCGCAGCCCCGCCGCATGCGCGTCCGCCAGCAGGGAGGTGTCCACGAGCGAGGACTTGTCCGGCCCGATCCAGTCCGCGTACGCGGCGATCCGCGCCAGCCCCGCCGGCGTCATCATGTCCCGGTACGTCGTCGGATCCCCGGCCGAGACCAGGTCGTACGGCCCGCCCGTGGTCCCCAGCGCCTGCCACAGCGGCACCCCCAGCCGCTCGGCCGCGATCCGCCGCAGGCTCGTCGGCTCGAAGGACTGCACGACACACTCGCGCCGCCCCAGCCGGTTGCGCCGGATCAGCCGCGCCAGTTGCGGCTCCAGGGGCAGGCCCAGCGAGCGGAAGTACGTCGGATGCTTGGTCTCCGGGAAGACCGCGATCGTCCGGCCGTGGGCCCTGGACAGCCCGCGCGCCAGATCGACGACCTCCTGGAAGGTCAGCACCCGGTCGCGGCCGTCGAACACGGTGTTGCGGTTGCGGACCTGCGGCAGCCGCTCCACCGCGCGCAGCGTCCTCAGCTCCGCCAGCGTGAAGTCCTCGGTGAACCAGCCCGTCACCGAACGCCCGTCCACGGTCCTGGTGGTACGGCGGTCCGCGAACTCCGGGTGCGCCGCCACGTCCGTCGTCTGCGAGATCTCGTTCTCGTGCCGGACCACCAGCACATGGTCCTTCGTCGGCACGAGGTCCGGTTCGATCCAGTCGGCGCCGGTCTGCACGGCGTAGGTGTACGAGGCCGCGGTGTGCTCGGGGCGCCAGCCGGCGGCGCCGCGATGGCCGATGACCACCGGGCCCCGGCCGGTCGGGGCGCGCTCGGCCGCGTGTGCGGGGAGGGCCGTGGCGGCCGGGGCCGCGGCGGCCGCGAGCAGGAGGGAACGGCGTCCGAGGTGCATGTGACTCCCTTGTGTCGTCGGGTCGTTCACGCGCGAGTGCGGTCCCGTGCCTGGGCCAGCCGGGCCAGATGGTCCTCGTAGAGGTTCGCGTAGTACGCCGCCCTGGCCGCGTCCGGCTCCACGACCGCCGTCGGCTCGGTCCAGGCCGCCGCGTCCAGGGCGGCCCCGAACCGCTCCGCCGCCGCCAGCACCGCGCCCCGCGCCCCCACTTCACCCTCGACGACCCGCAGCGGCCGGCCCAGGACATCCGCGAGCAGCCGCATCCAGGCGGGGCTGCGCGTGCCGCCGCCGCACACCGCGAGGGAACCGGTCAGCCCCGCCGCCTGAAGGCAGTGCCGGGCCGCGAAGCCGATGCCCTCACAGGTGGCGCGGACCAGATCGGCCTTCGTGGACTCCAGGCAGACGCCGGTGAGTTCGGCGCGCAGCCGGGGTTCGACGAAGGGGGCGCGCTCGCCCGACGGGGCGAAGTACGGCAGCACACGGACGCCGTTGGCTCCGGGCGGGGTCTCGGCGAGCAGGGCGTCGACCTCCTCGTGCCCGACGCCGGTCGTCGTCAGCACCCAGTCCAGGGCCGCCGTACCGACCATCGCGGGCATGGCGCGCAGCCAGTGGCCGGGACGGTCGGTGGAGATGTACAGGCCGGCCGGCTCGCCCTTCAGATCCAGGTCGGTCGTGGCGACCAGGCTGGCCAGGCAGGTGCCGACGATCAGCAGCCCGTCGCCCGGGGCGGTCACGCCCGCGCCGAGTGCGCAGGACGGCAGATCGTACGGGCCGTTCGCGAGCCGCGTCCCCGGTGGCAGCCCCTCGCGCGCCTCGGCCGTCGCGATCGGATCGCCGATCGGCGCCAGCAGACCCCGGCGGTGCGTCAGGCCCAGCAGCTCCACGACCCGGTTGTCGTACGTCCGGGTGCGCGGGTCGAGGAACGGCATCGACGCGTCCGAGACATCGGTCGTCGCCGGGGCGCCGGTCAGCCGGCGGAAGACCATGTCCTTGCAGTACAGGGCCGTGGCCGCGGCGTCGAGGGCCGCGGGCTCGTAGCGGTCGAACCAGGCCAGCAGCGGGCCCGGGCACCCGGGGAACATCGCGCTGCCCGTGCGGCGGAAGACGGTCTCGAACGTGCCGTCCGCCAGCCACTGGTCGAGCAGCTCATGCGCCCGGCCGTCCATCCAGGAGGCGGCGGGACGGACCGGGCGGCCCGCCGCGTCGACCAGCCAGACCCCGTCGCCCTGCCCGGTCAGGCCGGCCAGCTCGACCGGTTCCGCGATGCGGGCGGTGAGCGCGTCGAGCACGCCGACCACCGCGGCGTACACCTCCTCCATGTCCTGCTCGACGTGACCGCCGTGCAGGGCGAGGGCCACGGGGCGTGCCTCGACGGCGAGTTCGCGGCCGTCGGAGTCGAAGGCGGCGGCCTTCACCGTGGACGTGCCCACGTCGATGCCGATGTACATTCCCACCCACCTCTTTGGCTTGGCCGGCTGTGCACTGCTGTCCGCGTCTCAGGTCAGGGCGTGTGCCAGCGGCTCGCCCCGTGCCCAGCGGCCCACCTCCGCCGCCGCGATCGCCGCCGCCTTCCGCGCCACCTCGCGGGACGCTCCGCCCAGATGCGGGGTCAGGACCACGCGGTCGGCGAGGGCGTGCAGGCGGGAGCGCGCGGGCAGCGGCTCCTGTACGTAGGTGTCCAGGGCCGCCGCCGAGAGGTGCCCGGTCTCCAGCGCGGTGCACAGGGCGTCCTCGTCCAGCAGCGGACCGCGCGCCGCGTTCACGACCACCGAGCCGCGCGGCAGCAGCGCCAGTTCACGGGCGCCGATCAGGCCCCGGGTCTCGGTGGTCAGGCGGGCATGGAGCGTGATCACACGTGACTGGCCGAGGAGTTCGTCGAGGGCGTGGATCCGCAGGCCGTGGATCTCGCCCTGCACGTACGGGTCGTAGACCATCACCCGCGCCCCGAAGGCGCACAGCACGCGGGCGACCCGGCTGCCCACCGCCCCGTAGCCGACCAGCCCCACCGGCAGGTCCTCCAGCTCCAGGCCGCTGTGCTCGTAGGTGTAGTAGGTGGCGCCCTCCCAACTGCCCTGCCGGGCCAGGAGGTCATGGGCCTGCGGGATCCGGCGCAGCGCCGCCAGCATCAGGCCCACGGTGAACTCGGCGGTGGCGGCGGCGTTGCGGCCGGGGGCGTAGCACACCCGCACGTCGTGTCGCTTGGCCGCGTCGAGGTTGACGTTCACGGGTCCGCCCCGGCAGACGACGACCAGCCGCAGGTCGGGGCAGGCGTCGAGGACGCGTTCCGTCACCGGGCCCATCTGGGTGACCAGCACCTGTGCGCCCGCGAGCGCCTCGATCAGCTCGTCCTCGGCGTCGCTCGCCTCCGTCACCTCGGCGACGGGGCCGAAGGGGACAAGGGGCCAGCCGAGCCGCAACTCGACGACGTCGCCGGTGAGTTCGTGGGCGAGCGCCTCCTTGATGAGCGACGGCAGGACGAAGTGGTCGCCGGCGGCCACCACACGCACACGGTTCCCGTTGGTCATCGCAGGGAGTCTCCCGTCTCGGCGTCGAAGACATGGGTGAGGTCGGGGTCGGGGGTGACCCGGACGCGGTCGTCGTGGGCGAGGCGGACCTCGGGGTCGGTGAGGACGACGAGGGGGCTTTCGACGCCGTCGAGGGCGAGGGTGGCGATGCCGGCCTCCAGCAGGGGCTCGTGGGCGACGACCCTGGCGGGCAGGCCGTCGTCGCCGGTGAGGTGCACGTCCTCCGGGCGGATGCCGACGATCACCTCGCGGCCGGCCGGCACCCGCACGGGGAGGGCGATCCGCGCCGTCTCGGACAGGCGGGCGTGGCCGTCGTCCGTCACGGTGCCGGGGAGGAGGTTGACGGCCGGTTCGCCCACGAAGTCCGCGACGAAGACGTTGGCGGGGCTGTCGTAGATCTCGTACGGGGTGCCGAGCTGCTGGATCACGCCGTCCTTCATCACGGCGATCCGGTCGGCGAGGGAGAGGGCCTCCTCCTGGTCGTGGGTGACCAGGATGGTGGTGTGGCCCAGGTCGCGCTGGATGCGTTTGAGTTCGCGGCGGGTGGTGTCGCGCTGGGCGGCGTCCAGGTGGGACAGCGGCTCGTCGAGGAGGAGCACGTCCGGTTCGCGGATCAGGGCGCGGGCCAGGGACACGCGCTGCTTCTGGCCGCTGGACAGGCCCGCCGGGCGGGCGTCGAGGATGGCGGTGAGGTCGACGCGTTCGGCGATGTCCTTGACCTTGCGGTCGACGTCTCCCCGGTCGGCCTTCTTACGCGCCTTGAGGCCGAACGCCAGGTTCTCCGCCACCGTCAGCGGCGGGTAGAGGGCGTAGTTCTCGAAGGCGACCCCGATGTTGCGCCGCTGGGCCGGGCGGGAGATCACCGACGAGCCGCCGACCAGGATGTCCCCGCCGGTCACCGTCTCCAGCCCGGCGATCATCCGCAGGGTGGTGGACTTCCCGCAGCCCGACGGGCCGAGCAGGCCGAGCAGTTCGCCGGAGCGCAGGGTCAGGTCGATGCCGCGGACGGCGTCCACCGACGGGCGGCCCCGCGCCGAGAAGGTCTTGCGCAGATCACGTAGCTCCAGCTCGGTCATCGCTGCCCTTCGTCGCGCAGACTTCGTAACGGACCTTGTGCTCGTCCAGGTCCCGCAGCGCCTCCGCCGACGCCCCGTCGTCCACGAGGAGCAGGTCGAAGTGGGAGAGGGGGACCACCCGGTGCAGGGCGACCCGGGCGAGCTTGGTGTGGTCGATCAGCAGGATGTTGCGGGCGGCCACGTCGAGCATGGCCCGCTTCACCGACACGATGTGCTGCTCCTGGTGGTAGGCGTAACCCCCGTGCACGGCCGACGTCGACGCGAAGCACACGTCCACGCGCAGCTGCTCGATCGCCTCGACGCAGGACACGCCGAGGAAGGAGGAGTGCAGCGGGTCGTAGTCGCCGCCGAGGGCCATCAGATGGATGCCGCGCTGGTCGGAGAGGAGGTTGATGGCCTCCAGGAAGTTGGTGACGACCGTGAGGGGGGTTATCTCGCCGAGGCGCAGTCTGCGGGCTATCTCCAGGGTGGAGGTGGAGTCGTCCAGCATGATGGCCATGCCGGGCTCGATCAGCTTCAGCGCGCGGTCGGCGACGGCGGCCTTCTCGGCGCGCATGGTCTTCAGCCGGTACTGGACGTTGGACTCGAAGACACCGGAGGGCTGTGCGGTCACGCCACCCCGGAACTTCCTGACGATGCCCTGCCGTTCGAGCTCGTCCAGGTCCCGGTGGATGGTCATCAGGCTCACCCCGAACCGCTCGGCCAGCTCGGCGGCCGTCGCCGAGCCGTCGGCGAGGACCTGCTCGGCCATGGCGGCCTGGCGGGCGGCGGGGCCCTGCTGTGGTGCGTTGGTCAATCCCCGGTTCATGGTCCGATCCTTCGTCCTGGACGCTCCGGCCGGTCGGCCTCGAACAGCAGCAGGTTCTCAGGCCGGACCGACAGGCGTACCGGATCGTCGGGCCGCAGCCCCGCCGCCTCGCCGCGCGGGGCGACCAGCGACACATGCTGCTCGCCCAGCCGGACGGTGACCTCCACGGACCGGCCGAGCACCTCCGTGACGTAGACGGTGCCGGACAGCTCGTGGCCGGGGCCCTCGCCGAGGGTGAGATCGCGCGGGCGGACACCGATCAGCACCTGAGTGCCGGGGGCCGCCGGGGCCGGTGTCGGCAGCTCGACCTTGCCGTCCGCCGACGCAAAGCCCCCGTCGGCCGCGACGACGCCCGGCAGCAGATTGATCCGGGGGCGGCCGAAGGCCCGCGCGACCTCCGTGTCCCGGGGCCGGTACCAGATCTCCTCCCGCGTCCCCGTCTGCACGATCCGCCCGTCCCGGATGACGCCGATCCGGTCGCCCAGCGCCAGTGCCTCCACGGAGTCATGGGTGACGTAGAGGGTCGTGGTGCGCTGTACGGCCCCGATCGCCTTCAGCTCCGCCCGCATCTGCTGGCGCAGCTTGGCGTCCAGGTGGGACAGGGGCTCGTCGAGGAGGAAGGCCCGGGCCGGGCGGACCAGGACGCGGCCCAGGGCGACGCGCTGGCGCTGGCCGTTGGAGAGCCGGCCGACCGGGCGGTCCAGCAGGGCCGAGATGCCGAGGAGCTCGGCGATCTCGCCGATCCGCTCCCGGGCCCGCGCGGCGGGGAGGCGGTGGCGTGGGGAGCGCAGCGGCGAGGCCAGGTTGTCGTAGGCCGACCTGTGCGGGTAGAGGGCGTAGCTCTCGAAGCACATCGCCACGCCGCGGTCGTACGGCTCGACGCCCCGCATGTCCCGGCCGTCGAGCTCGACCGTGCCGGCGTCGGGGGTCTCAAGCCCGGCGACGGTCTTCAGGGTCGTGGTCTTGCCGGCGCCCGAAGGGCCGAGCAGACAGAAGAACTCGCCCTCGCGGACGTCCAGTTCCAGGTCGTCCAGTGCGGTGACCTTGCCGTACGTCTTGCGGACGCCCGACAGCCGGATCATGACTTCACCGCCCCGAACGACAGGCCCCGCACCAGATACCGCTGGATGGTGAGGGCCAGCAGCAGCGGCGGTACGACGGAGACCAGCGCGGCGGCGGCCGTGAGGTTGTACTTGGGCCGGTCGCCGCCGAGGAAGGACAGGGCACCCACGGTCACGGTCTGGGCCTCGTTGGAGGTCAGGATCAGCGGGAAGACGAAGTTGTTCCAGGCGAAGATGAAGGCCAGCAGGGACACGGCCGCGACCCCCGGCTTCACCAGCGGCAGGGCCACCTTCACGAACGCCTGCTTGCGGGTGTAGCCGTCCAGCAGCGCCGCCTGCTCCAGTTCGGGGGTCAGATCGGCGAAGTAGGACCGCATGATCCACACGATCAGCGGCAGGGTGACGAGCTGGAGCACCCACACCATGCCGACGTACGTGTCGAACAGTCCCAGCTTCTGGTACAGCACGAACAGCGGGATGATCACGGTGAGTTCGGGCGCGAACCGGAACGAC
It encodes:
- the pepN gene encoding aminopeptidase N, with product MPGENLSRDEARERAALLAVDGYDVSLDVRSALGDGDDQSGAARTFRSVTTVRFRCAEPGATSFADLIAPSVTAVSLNGRDLDPSEVFDGSRITLEDLAADNELVVDAQCAFSRTGEGLHRFVDPEDGEVYLYTQYEPADSRRVFANFEQPDLKAPFRFEVRAPEGWTVWSNGAGELADGIWRFAETKPISTYITCVVAGPYHHVTDSYERALPDGTTLRIPLGAMCRKGLAPYFDADDIFLVTKQGLDFFHDHFDYPYPFGKYDQAFVPEYNLGAMENPGLVTFREEFIFRGKVTQASYEGRANVVLHEMAHMWFGDLVTMVWWDDLWLKESFADFMGTFGCVGATRFKDAWITFANRRKAWAYRADQLPSTHPITADIRDLQDAKLNFDGITYAKGASVLKQLVAYVGQDAFLEGARRYFKRHAYGNTRLGDLLSVLEETSGRDMAAWARSWLQTAGVNSLTPQVLLDADGHVAELAVLQEAAESHPELRPHRVAVGLYRRGREGALERYAQAETDVDGARTVVAELTGAQAPELVLVNDDDLTFCKTRFDDTSLATLRAALGDMTDPLARALCWSALWNMTRDALLPAREFIDLVLRFAGRESDIGVLQMLQAWAESALTHYVAPDWREQGSRLLTQGAVTQLHAAEHGSEHQLAWARFFARVTDEPGFELLSGLLDGSAAVDGLEVDQELRWALLDTLATHGVVGEKELAAELARDDTASGKRHQVRCLAARPSAAVKAQAWAQVVESDALSNALVEATIAGWGRPTQRELLAPYAEKYFAAIERVWAERSIQIGMDVVRGLFPALQQSQATLDATDAWLAAHEDAAPALRRLVLEARDDLARGLRGQACDATAASTS
- a CDS encoding glycerophosphodiester phosphodiesterase family protein, coding for MHLGRRSLLLAAAAAPAATALPAHAAERAPTGRGPVVIGHRGAAGWRPEHTAASYTYAVQTGADWIEPDLVPTKDHVLVVRHENEISQTTDVAAHPEFADRRTTRTVDGRSVTGWFTEDFTLAELRTLRAVERLPQVRNRNTVFDGRDRVLTFQEVVDLARGLSRAHGRTIAVFPETKHPTYFRSLGLPLEPQLARLIRRNRLGRRECVVQSFEPTSLRRIAAERLGVPLWQALGTTGGPYDLVSAGDPTTYRDMMTPAGLARIAAYADWIGPDKSSLVDTSLLADAHAAGLRVGPYTFRAENQFLAARFRRGSGANDFGDAFAEYALYYGMGVDAVVTDFPDLAVMARKG
- a CDS encoding DeoR/GlpR family DNA-binding transcription regulator; this encodes MNRGLTNAPQQGPAARQAAMAEQVLADGSATAAELAERFGVSLMTIHRDLDELERQGIVRKFRGGVTAQPSGVFESNVQYRLKTMRAEKAAVADRALKLIEPGMAIMLDDSTSTLEIARRLRLGEITPLTVVTNFLEAINLLSDQRGIHLMALGGDYDPLHSSFLGVSCVEAIEQLRVDVCFASTSAVHGGYAYHQEQHIVSVKRAMLDVAARNILLIDHTKLARVALHRVVPLSHFDLLLVDDGASAEALRDLDEHKVRYEVCATKGSDDRAGAT
- a CDS encoding ABC transporter ATP-binding protein, producing MTELELRDLRKTFSARGRPSVDAVRGIDLTLRSGELLGLLGPSGCGKSTTLRMIAGLETVTGGDILVGGSSVISRPAQRRNIGVAFENYALYPPLTVAENLAFGLKARKKADRGDVDRKVKDIAERVDLTAILDARPAGLSSGQKQRVSLARALIREPDVLLLDEPLSHLDAAQRDTTRRELKRIQRDLGHTTILVTHDQEEALSLADRIAVMKDGVIQQLGTPYEIYDSPANVFVADFVGEPAVNLLPGTVTDDGHARLSETARIALPVRVPAGREVIVGIRPEDVHLTGDDGLPARVVAHEPLLEAGIATLALDGVESPLVVLTDPEVRLAHDDRVRVTPDPDLTHVFDAETGDSLR
- a CDS encoding mycothiol-dependent nitroreductase Rv2466c family protein, with translation MSDKTPVDFWFDPLCPWAWMTSRWVLEVEKVRDIEVRWHLMSLAVLNEDKLDDLPEEYRELLETKAWGPVRVVIAAQEEHGAEVLGDLYTALGTRIHNQDEGPGKETVAAALKDVGLPEALMEHWDGTPYEPQLRASHKEGIDKVGQEVGTPVIAVPGADGEQLAFFGPVVTPAPRGEEAAKLWDGTLAVASVPGFYEIKRTRTKGPDFSNL
- a CDS encoding ABC transporter ATP-binding protein — its product is MIRLSGVRKTYGKVTALDDLELDVREGEFFCLLGPSGAGKTTTLKTVAGLETPDAGTVELDGRDMRGVEPYDRGVAMCFESYALYPHRSAYDNLASPLRSPRHRLPAARARERIGEIAELLGISALLDRPVGRLSNGQRQRVALGRVLVRPARAFLLDEPLSHLDAKLRQQMRAELKAIGAVQRTTTLYVTHDSVEALALGDRIGVIRDGRIVQTGTREEIWYRPRDTEVARAFGRPRINLLPGVVAADGGFASADGKVELPTPAPAAPGTQVLIGVRPRDLTLGEGPGHELSGTVYVTEVLGRSVEVTVRLGEQHVSLVAPRGEAAGLRPDDPVRLSVRPENLLLFEADRPERPGRRIGP
- a CDS encoding carbohydrate ABC transporter permease: MTVRKRLLGWLADAALILYFVFALFPIAWMVILSLKPTNELFSTYFSFSPTLDGYRTVLGDSEGIPFVRFFVNSLVVSLGAVALSLVVGLPAAYASARWRFKGSENLMFTLLSFRFAPELTVIIPLFVLYQKLGLFDTYVGMVWVLQLVTLPLIVWIMRSYFADLTPELEQAALLDGYTRKQAFVKVALPLVKPGVAAVSLLAFIFAWNNFVFPLILTSNEAQTVTVGALSFLGGDRPKYNLTAAAALVSVVPPLLLALTIQRYLVRGLSFGAVKS
- a CDS encoding FGGY-family carbohydrate kinase, yielding MYIGIDVGTSTVKAAAFDSDGRELAVEARPVALALHGGHVEQDMEEVYAAVVGVLDALTARIAEPVELAGLTGQGDGVWLVDAAGRPVRPAASWMDGRAHELLDQWLADGTFETVFRRTGSAMFPGCPGPLLAWFDRYEPAALDAAATALYCKDMVFRRLTGAPATTDVSDASMPFLDPRTRTYDNRVVELLGLTHRRGLLAPIGDPIATAEAREGLPPGTRLANGPYDLPSCALGAGVTAPGDGLLIVGTCLASLVATTDLDLKGEPAGLYISTDRPGHWLRAMPAMVGTAALDWVLTTTGVGHEEVDALLAETPPGANGVRVLPYFAPSGERAPFVEPRLRAELTGVCLESTKADLVRATCEGIGFAARHCLQAAGLTGSLAVCGGGTRSPAWMRLLADVLGRPLRVVEGEVGARGAVLAAAERFGAALDAAAWTEPTAVVEPDAARAAYYANLYEDHLARLAQARDRTRA
- a CDS encoding 2-hydroxyacid dehydrogenase, with the protein product MTNGNRVRVVAAGDHFVLPSLIKEALAHELTGDVVELRLGWPLVPFGPVAEVTEASDAEDELIEALAGAQVLVTQMGPVTERVLDACPDLRLVVVCRGGPVNVNLDAAKRHDVRVCYAPGRNAAATAEFTVGLMLAALRRIPQAHDLLARQGSWEGATYYTYEHSGLELEDLPVGLVGYGAVGSRVARVLCAFGARVMVYDPYVQGEIHGLRIHALDELLGQSRVITLHARLTTETRGLIGARELALLPRGSVVVNAARGPLLDEDALCTALETGHLSAAALDTYVQEPLPARSRLHALADRVVLTPHLGGASREVARKAAAIAAAEVGRWARGEPLAHALT